The Aminithiophilus ramosus genome contains a region encoding:
- the rpsF gene encoding 30S ribosomal protein S6, protein MRPYELMVLLKPEIEDHKATVEVLGEVVRGLGGEIAKVDIWGKRRLAYPIDKIVDGFYTLYTLDMDPTQVQELDRLLKLRDDVIRHIVVRLDEK, encoded by the coding sequence GTGCGACCCTACGAGCTGATGGTACTGCTCAAGCCCGAGATCGAAGATCACAAGGCTACTGTTGAAGTTCTGGGCGAGGTCGTGCGGGGTCTTGGCGGAGAGATCGCCAAGGTCGACATTTGGGGGAAACGGCGTCTGGCCTACCCCATCGACAAAATCGTAGACGGATTCTACACTCTCTACACTCTCGACATGGATCCCACTCAGGTTCAGGAGCTTGATCGCCTGCTCAAGCTTCGCGACGACGTGATCCGTCACATCGTCGTCAGGCTCGACGAGAAATAG
- the rplI gene encoding 50S ribosomal protein L9 has product MKVILLQDVSKLGKKGELIEVSDGYGRNYLFPRGLAEEATPGRLKLWKELQGAKEARQEKGRLQAEETKKHLQGRQIVVKVSAGEGGKLFGSVTTAQMASALVDQLQTRIDKKEIRLEEAVRQVGIFPFRIRLAPSIEVEMTLKVEAD; this is encoded by the coding sequence ATGAAAGTGATTCTGTTGCAGGATGTGAGCAAGCTGGGCAAAAAAGGAGAACTCATCGAGGTCAGCGACGGTTACGGCCGCAACTACCTCTTTCCTCGAGGCTTGGCCGAAGAGGCCACGCCGGGCAGGCTGAAGCTCTGGAAGGAGCTCCAGGGCGCCAAGGAGGCCCGCCAGGAGAAGGGACGCCTCCAGGCCGAGGAGACGAAAAAACATCTTCAAGGTCGACAGATTGTCGTGAAAGTCAGCGCCGGAGAGGGAGGCAAGCTCTTCGGAAGCGTCACGACGGCCCAGATGGCTTCGGCTCTCGTCGACCAGCTTCAGACTCGGATCGACAAGAAGGAGATCCGTCTCGAGGAGGCGGTTCGCCAGGTCGGGATCTTCCCCTTCAGGATCCGCCTCGCCCCCTCCATCGAGGTCGAAATGACCCTCAAGGTGGAGGCCGACTAG
- a CDS encoding prepilin-type N-terminal cleavage/methylation domain-containing protein, with product MARLREGFTLVEILVVAALAGLIAVTAFTPLIHTVGVLRDLEGSFGAEAGLRLASARIVGDMRQYQQPPKEPAVRLVRHDRFGGRADDALLFWSVAPLRQGRAAGTVVYRLGGSRAYENSLMRWILPGALPSEINVAALADEEGQLVLQGLDGLRVTLLNGNQWVDEYSGPLPRALRLTLTRGEVENLYEDWLPQTR from the coding sequence GTGGCCCGTCTCCGTGAGGGCTTCACCCTCGTCGAGATCCTCGTCGTCGCGGCCCTGGCGGGGCTGATCGCCGTCACGGCCTTCACGCCCCTGATCCACACCGTCGGCGTTCTCCGCGACCTGGAGGGATCCTTCGGAGCCGAGGCCGGACTTCGCCTCGCCTCGGCCCGCATCGTCGGCGACATGCGCCAGTATCAGCAGCCGCCCAAGGAGCCGGCCGTGCGGCTCGTCCGCCACGATCGCTTCGGGGGCAGGGCCGATGACGCCCTTCTTTTCTGGAGCGTCGCTCCGCTGCGACAGGGAAGGGCCGCGGGGACCGTCGTCTACCGCCTGGGCGGAAGCCGGGCCTACGAGAACTCCCTGATGCGCTGGATCCTGCCCGGCGCCCTCCCGTCGGAGATCAACGTGGCTGCCCTCGCCGACGAAGAGGGGCAGCTCGTCCTCCAGGGCCTCGACGGGCTGAGGGTGACCCTCCTGAACGGAAACCAGTGGGTCGACGAGTATTCAGGCCCCCTTCCGCGGGCCCTCAGGCTGACTCTGACTCGAGGGGAGGTTGAAAACCTCTATGAGGACTGGCTCCCTCAGACGCGCTAG
- a CDS encoding YybS family protein, which yields MSPTRALVEASLLVSLAVVLFAASHYLPVVGLLVSLVCPAPLVVLGLRHDLKRALLGTFTATLLTAALLGVVTSLFFLLGFGILGIGLGYLARRCKSGSEVILYGLVISLASKLALMAILIKMTGMNPFSLDGAALEESLDGVVRLYGTVGLPTQSLEAMREQFRSMVALLPRIFPTLLVMASAMDCFLSYVISGAIVRRLGGFSLPPLPAFSQWRFPKSVFWALLASMGLQLLGPSLGEFAVEAGLNLRLLVSMLFFFQGLSVVWFYLVSRKMVAPLRYAVVFLLAFVPFLSQIVLVLGVVDIWYDLRNRLRR from the coding sequence ATGTCACCGACGCGGGCCCTTGTCGAAGCCTCTCTGCTCGTCTCCCTGGCCGTCGTCCTTTTCGCGGCCAGCCACTATCTCCCCGTCGTGGGACTTCTGGTATCCCTCGTCTGCCCGGCCCCTCTTGTCGTGCTGGGTCTCCGTCACGACCTGAAACGGGCCCTTCTGGGGACCTTTACGGCGACGCTCCTCACGGCGGCCCTTCTCGGCGTCGTGACCTCCCTCTTTTTCCTCCTCGGCTTCGGCATCCTCGGCATCGGCCTGGGCTACCTGGCCCGGCGGTGCAAGAGCGGCTCCGAAGTCATCCTCTATGGCCTCGTCATCTCCCTGGCCAGCAAGCTGGCCCTCATGGCCATCCTCATCAAGATGACGGGAATGAATCCCTTCAGCCTCGACGGCGCCGCCCTCGAGGAGTCTCTCGACGGCGTCGTCCGGCTCTACGGAACGGTCGGCCTTCCGACACAATCCCTCGAGGCGATGAGGGAGCAGTTCCGGTCCATGGTGGCCCTGCTTCCCCGCATCTTCCCGACCCTTCTCGTCATGGCGTCGGCCATGGACTGTTTCCTGAGCTACGTCATCAGCGGCGCCATCGTCCGGCGGCTGGGAGGCTTCAGCCTTCCTCCGTTGCCTGCCTTCAGCCAGTGGCGTTTTCCCAAAAGCGTCTTCTGGGCTCTCCTGGCCTCCATGGGCCTTCAGCTTCTCGGCCCCTCCCTGGGGGAGTTCGCCGTCGAGGCGGGCCTCAACCTGCGCCTCCTCGTCTCTATGCTCTTTTTCTTCCAGGGACTCTCTGTGGTATGGTTTTATCTGGTCTCAAGGAAGATGGTCGCCCCTCTGCGCTACGCCGTCGTCTTCCTTCTGGCCTTCGTTCCCTTTCTCTCTCAGATCGTTCTCGTGCTCGGTGTCGTCGACATCTGGTACGATTTGAGGAATCGTCTCAGGAGGTGA
- the gspM gene encoding type II secretion system protein GspM, with protein MSALERHLRKGFDWLRTDRQARRSVLFLLLGAALWLTAISLWGEAGDLRSRMILQEDRFRRLAQVVRSYRNQPRQETKKAPSGDILSILSSLIDQVGVKDRLVQLSAGAAGATLQLERLYGEELATLLQELERKDLPPLSAELRSVPQGETKRFSCSILVGGERR; from the coding sequence ATGAGTGCCCTGGAACGTCATCTGCGCAAAGGCTTCGACTGGCTCCGGACCGACAGACAGGCCCGGAGATCGGTCCTTTTTCTGCTTCTGGGAGCGGCCCTCTGGCTGACGGCCATCAGCCTCTGGGGAGAGGCCGGCGATCTCAGAAGCCGCATGATCCTTCAGGAGGATCGCTTCCGCCGTCTGGCCCAGGTCGTCCGGAGCTACCGCAACCAGCCCCGACAGGAGACGAAAAAGGCTCCCTCCGGCGACATCCTCTCGATCCTCTCGTCCCTCATCGATCAGGTCGGCGTCAAGGACCGCCTCGTCCAGCTTTCGGCCGGCGCCGCCGGGGCGACGCTTCAGTTGGAGCGCCTCTACGGCGAGGAGCTGGCGACGCTCCTCCAGGAACTGGAGAGGAAGGACCTTCCCCCTCTCTCGGCCGAACTCCGCTCCGTCCCTCAGGGGGAGACGAAGCGCTTCTCCTGTTCGATCCTCGTCGGGGGGGAACGGCGATGA
- a CDS encoding single-stranded DNA-binding protein, translating into MARGFNKVVLMGNLTRDPEIRYTAANKAYARFTVAVGRSWKGSNGELQEHTDFIPVVVWGIQAEHCERYLSKGRPVLIEGSINTRSYETPQGEKRYVTEVQAQGVTFLGGRRDEGASGSSYGEGGDRGATRSGADVGSFRDGGFQKPLPKSGADDFPLDISEYEGGDSGEEEADIPF; encoded by the coding sequence TTGGCACGAGGTTTCAACAAGGTCGTCCTCATGGGCAATCTGACGCGTGACCCCGAGATCCGTTACACGGCGGCCAACAAAGCCTACGCGCGCTTCACCGTGGCCGTGGGACGAAGCTGGAAGGGGAGTAACGGAGAGCTCCAGGAGCACACCGACTTCATCCCCGTCGTCGTCTGGGGCATCCAGGCCGAACACTGCGAGCGCTACCTGAGCAAGGGACGTCCCGTGCTGATCGAGGGGAGCATCAACACCCGCTCCTACGAGACGCCTCAGGGCGAGAAGCGTTACGTCACCGAAGTCCAGGCCCAGGGAGTCACCTTCCTGGGCGGGCGCCGTGACGAGGGCGCTTCGGGCTCGAGCTACGGCGAGGGCGGCGATCGCGGGGCGACGCGGAGCGGAGCCGACGTGGGGAGCTTCCGCGACGGGGGCTTCCAGAAGCCCCTTCCCAAGTCGGGCGCAGACGATTTCCCCCTCGACATCTCCGAGTACGAAGGCGGAGATTCGGGCGAGGAGGAGGCCGACATTCCCTTCTGA
- a CDS encoding ParB/RepB/Spo0J family partition protein has protein sequence MGSRYEWDVARFLNASPPARKEVPKTVSGEADAEAARFVEVPIEALRPNPFQPRQHFDEEELEELAQSIRSFGLIQPVVVRRLGSGAFELIAGERRLRACERAGWKTIPAVVTEADEATQQVLALVENLQRRDLSAAEEARSYSGIMERTGWSQIELARRLGRSQGAIANKLRLLRLPEPVLDLIVSGRLSERQARALLPLPAERQIDLARRAVDEGLRVRELEGLVAEETAPAEAETPREEPKEERRTEPLSKSRKRRPSPEVSPPVDDDGFLKALADLVERARSSGRSVQWKVREEGQRERVVEIRMALHSHGPEAEERS, from the coding sequence TTGGGTAGCCGTTACGAATGGGATGTGGCCCGTTTCCTCAACGCCTCGCCGCCGGCGCGGAAGGAGGTTCCCAAAACCGTCTCGGGCGAGGCCGACGCCGAGGCGGCCCGCTTCGTCGAAGTGCCTATCGAGGCCCTCCGGCCCAACCCCTTCCAGCCCCGACAGCATTTCGACGAAGAGGAACTGGAGGAGCTGGCCCAGTCGATCCGTTCCTTCGGCCTCATTCAGCCCGTCGTCGTCCGCCGCCTCGGCTCCGGCGCCTTCGAGCTCATCGCCGGAGAGCGCCGCCTTCGGGCCTGCGAAAGGGCGGGATGGAAGACCATTCCCGCCGTCGTCACCGAGGCCGACGAGGCGACGCAGCAGGTCCTGGCCCTCGTCGAGAACCTTCAGCGCCGAGACCTCTCGGCGGCCGAAGAGGCGCGCTCCTACAGCGGCATCATGGAGCGGACGGGCTGGAGCCAGATCGAACTGGCCCGCAGGCTGGGCCGCTCGCAGGGGGCCATCGCCAACAAGCTCCGCCTCCTTCGTCTTCCCGAGCCCGTCCTCGATCTGATCGTCTCGGGACGGCTTTCGGAGCGCCAGGCCCGGGCCCTTCTTCCCTTGCCGGCGGAGCGTCAGATCGACCTGGCCCGCAGGGCCGTCGACGAGGGGCTGCGCGTCCGCGAGCTGGAGGGCCTCGTCGCCGAGGAGACGGCGCCCGCCGAGGCCGAGACGCCCAGGGAGGAACCGAAGGAAGAGAGGAGGACGGAGCCCCTCTCCAAGTCCCGGAAACGAAGACCCTCTCCCGAGGTCTCTCCACCTGTCGACGACGACGGTTTCCTGAAGGCTCTGGCCGACCTCGTCGAAAGGGCTCGTTCCTCGGGACGGTCCGTGCAGTGGAAGGTCCGCGAAGAGGGGCAGAGGGAGCGCGTCGTCGAAATCCGCATGGCGCTTCACAGTCACGGCCCCGAGGCCGAGGAAAGGTCGTGA
- a CDS encoding type II secretion system protein GspK encodes MRTGSLRRARRPGFILVAVLFSVMVLLGASTGLAWFVRGQVRQIERERESLTARSLAYIATRQLAAGLAFDTNDYDGLDELWFGTHVIPVEEIGVAVVSFLPGDDKISLSALFLPDGETLRLEMEQPWRRIWERLERTDLEQVVLDFMDGNVAPRLGGMEREAYPNRIPADLSELLACPGVDEKVLYGDPSRGRPGLVHFLSPWGGNRINVNVAEADVLTVLDDTFTSDRARSVVEARRKTPFTSMEELKSRGGVADAALPRLSNLLGFKSETFRAQVEVQLLSGAQLHYEVVLRKRGKAADILLWKER; translated from the coding sequence ATGAGGACTGGCTCCCTCAGACGCGCTAGACGGCCCGGCTTCATCCTCGTCGCCGTCCTCTTTTCCGTCATGGTTCTTCTCGGCGCCTCGACGGGGCTCGCCTGGTTCGTCCGAGGCCAGGTGAGGCAGATCGAGCGGGAGCGAGAGTCGCTGACGGCCCGGAGCCTGGCCTACATCGCCACGCGCCAACTCGCGGCGGGTCTCGCCTTCGACACCAACGACTACGACGGTCTCGACGAGCTCTGGTTCGGCACCCACGTCATTCCCGTCGAGGAAATCGGCGTCGCCGTCGTCTCCTTCCTCCCCGGCGACGACAAGATCTCCCTGTCGGCCCTGTTCCTGCCTGACGGAGAGACGCTGCGCCTCGAGATGGAGCAGCCCTGGCGCCGCATCTGGGAACGCCTGGAGAGAACCGATCTGGAACAGGTCGTCCTCGATTTCATGGACGGCAACGTCGCCCCCCGCCTGGGAGGAATGGAGAGAGAGGCCTACCCCAACCGGATCCCGGCCGATCTCTCGGAACTTCTGGCCTGCCCCGGCGTCGACGAGAAGGTCCTCTACGGAGACCCCTCGCGGGGACGTCCCGGCCTCGTCCATTTTCTCTCTCCCTGGGGAGGGAACAGGATCAACGTCAACGTGGCCGAGGCGGACGTGCTGACCGTCCTCGACGATACCTTCACCTCCGACAGGGCCCGGTCCGTCGTCGAAGCGCGTCGGAAGACGCCCTTCACCTCCATGGAGGAGCTCAAATCGAGGGGCGGCGTCGCCGACGCGGCTCTTCCGCGCCTGTCGAACCTTCTCGGGTTCAAGAGCGAGACCTTCCGGGCCCAGGTGGAGGTTCAGCTTCTCTCGGGAGCCCAGCTCCACTATGAAGTCGTTCTCCGGAAACGGGGCAAAGCGGCGGATATTCTTCTCTGGAAGGAGCGTTAG
- the rpsR gene encoding 30S ribosomal protein S18: MAFNKRRGKRRPKVCFFCVDKVAHADYKDLDRLRKYLSERGKILPRRVTGNCAKHQRQLTTAIKRARIMALLPFSTD; encoded by the coding sequence GTGGCATTCAACAAGAGGCGCGGCAAGCGCCGCCCCAAGGTCTGTTTCTTCTGCGTGGACAAGGTCGCCCATGCGGACTATAAGGATCTCGACCGTCTCCGCAAGTACCTCTCCGAGCGGGGCAAGATTCTTCCCCGGCGCGTCACGGGCAACTGTGCCAAACACCAGCGCCAGCTGACGACGGCCATCAAGCGGGCCCGCATCATGGCCCTGCTGCCCTTCAGCACCGACTGA
- the gspL gene encoding type II secretion system protein GspL: MADVPKICLARKDLLLELTGEGSRNLPSPSEGKGSLLVLCPFRTVAVHPFELPLSNLGQIREALRLRLQPFLAGGGLDLLPLVTASEGKKSRGVAWLVSRGERSQWAPPANGREVRLVPAVLALAALGGDGALLGDGDHLYSVALGDGQPLALRCQPRDRRDMEAEVAWLRQFLGDAEASIVSADLVADEPRALALLREGALKLLDPSHRLYGVDLSGQAIDAALRADRLLSLVRRAGWAVAATGLAASLLAASFLFLFRADLRDIQRRSESLYRETFGDDGVLRDPLSQARARLMTSPGGNAGPSLAEILSLVGESWSSGGAPVDVTLETLRYNAFGADVVGAAPDVRDIEGLQARLKTQGLDSRLGDIQQTPGGKLRFSLSLRWEQP; encoded by the coding sequence ATGGCCGACGTGCCCAAGATATGCCTCGCCCGCAAGGACCTTCTTCTCGAGCTCACCGGAGAGGGCTCCCGGAATCTCCCGTCCCCTTCGGAGGGGAAGGGGAGCCTCCTCGTCCTCTGCCCCTTTCGGACCGTGGCCGTTCACCCCTTCGAGCTGCCCCTCTCCAACCTGGGGCAGATTCGCGAGGCTCTCAGACTGCGCCTTCAGCCCTTCCTCGCCGGAGGGGGGCTGGACCTCCTTCCCCTTGTCACGGCGAGCGAGGGGAAGAAGAGCCGCGGCGTCGCCTGGCTCGTCTCGAGGGGGGAGAGGAGCCAGTGGGCTCCGCCCGCCAACGGCAGGGAGGTCCGCCTCGTTCCGGCCGTCCTGGCCCTGGCCGCTTTGGGCGGCGACGGCGCCCTGCTCGGCGATGGCGACCACCTCTACAGCGTCGCCCTCGGCGATGGCCAGCCTCTGGCCCTGCGCTGCCAGCCCCGCGACAGACGGGACATGGAGGCCGAAGTCGCCTGGCTGCGCCAGTTCCTCGGCGACGCGGAGGCCTCGATCGTCTCGGCCGACCTCGTCGCCGACGAGCCTCGGGCCCTTGCCCTTCTTCGCGAGGGCGCCCTGAAGCTTCTCGATCCTTCCCATCGCCTCTACGGCGTCGATCTCTCGGGCCAGGCCATCGATGCCGCCCTGAGGGCCGACAGGCTTCTCTCCCTCGTCCGGAGGGCCGGCTGGGCCGTCGCCGCCACGGGGCTCGCCGCCTCTCTCCTGGCGGCCTCCTTCCTCTTCCTTTTCAGGGCCGACCTCCGGGACATCCAGAGGCGCTCCGAGTCCCTCTACCGGGAGACCTTCGGCGACGACGGCGTCCTCCGCGATCCCCTCAGCCAGGCCCGGGCCCGGCTCATGACTTCCCCGGGGGGAAACGCCGGTCCCTCCCTGGCCGAGATCCTCTCCCTCGTCGGAGAATCCTGGAGCTCCGGCGGGGCCCCCGTCGACGTCACGCTCGAGACGCTGCGCTATAATGCTTTCGGGGCCGACGTCGTCGGCGCCGCCCCTGACGTCCGGGACATCGAGGGCCTTCAGGCCCGCCTGAAGACGCAGGGACTGGATTCGCGACTGGGCGACATTCAGCAGACTCCGGGGGGGAAGCTGCGCTTCTCCCTCTCTCTGAGGTGGGAACAGCCATGA
- a CDS encoding O-antigen ligase family protein: MKTPSIVGEAASSAPRLAPEWLLESMLFVALTAPNLFFSGAYWFQTLHLMKWFLAMIPVALLSVVVGWRLLRRGPEGTAFSLDPFGALWFLLLLYAAFQPLWAPVTSIPTLVREWFYLATLWAAYVWARHDFDGRRLSLFLLAAALNGAVNVLFAELQIRELNGPFPFILPTPGHYIGNTGQQNMLGVWIAIALYGGAFLHLVREGSRREGLINLALFAVNAWGLWNTTSRSAYLSFFVGLAALSLVYGRLVGRKGLRRLLTILLILAATLFAAEGAGRGHQLVRKAAEMVRDVETVGHRDSIWLTSWAMFKKHPLTGVGLGHYKWNYLDAQRDMLRDHPDRDWKFTLWAHSEVLQFLCEFGLFGFLFLVGLGGWWLFSLLRALTRKKELSSAALWAIGLLFLFWFDALWTRPFHRIENVLWMSLAFALANRELLPVETAWSRCRPRALRALGGLVTVVALAGSALMIDSMVGDRKIAVAMRSRSAQTRRELLEKAHDHLLVRDIAAKQLAHHLVSIGEITKNREILLDGVLRLETVFRSEPHSQELRALLKWQGRLGRKEELMESVSYLKPGSYRIGPSSTLSGTP, translated from the coding sequence GTGAAAACCCCCTCGATCGTCGGAGAGGCCGCCTCTTCCGCCCCCCGTCTGGCGCCGGAGTGGCTTCTCGAAAGCATGCTCTTCGTCGCCCTGACGGCGCCCAATCTCTTCTTCTCCGGCGCCTACTGGTTCCAGACGCTCCACCTCATGAAATGGTTTCTCGCCATGATCCCCGTCGCCCTCCTCTCCGTCGTTGTCGGATGGCGTCTTCTCCGCCGCGGCCCCGAAGGGACGGCCTTTTCGCTGGATCCCTTCGGCGCCCTCTGGTTCCTCCTCCTCCTCTACGCCGCTTTTCAGCCCCTGTGGGCCCCCGTCACCTCCATTCCCACCCTGGTGCGGGAGTGGTTCTACCTGGCCACCCTCTGGGCCGCCTACGTCTGGGCCCGCCACGACTTCGACGGCAGGCGCCTTTCCCTCTTTCTCCTGGCCGCCGCCCTCAACGGCGCCGTCAACGTCCTCTTCGCCGAGCTTCAGATCAGGGAGCTCAACGGTCCCTTCCCCTTCATCCTCCCCACGCCGGGCCACTACATCGGCAACACGGGGCAGCAGAACATGCTCGGCGTCTGGATCGCCATCGCCCTCTACGGCGGCGCCTTCCTCCACCTCGTCCGGGAGGGGAGCCGGAGGGAGGGCCTGATCAACCTGGCTTTATTCGCCGTCAACGCCTGGGGGCTCTGGAACACGACGAGCCGCTCGGCCTACCTGAGTTTCTTCGTCGGCCTCGCCGCCCTCTCCCTCGTCTACGGCCGCCTCGTCGGCAGAAAGGGACTCCGGCGCCTCTTGACGATCCTCCTCATCCTCGCTGCCACCCTCTTCGCCGCCGAAGGGGCCGGAAGGGGCCATCAGCTCGTCCGAAAGGCTGCCGAGATGGTCCGGGACGTCGAGACCGTGGGCCATCGCGACTCCATCTGGCTCACCTCCTGGGCCATGTTCAAAAAACATCCTCTCACCGGAGTGGGGCTGGGCCACTACAAGTGGAACTACCTCGACGCCCAGAGGGATATGCTCCGCGACCACCCCGACAGGGACTGGAAGTTCACCCTCTGGGCCCACAGCGAAGTCCTCCAGTTCCTCTGCGAGTTCGGTCTCTTCGGCTTTCTCTTCCTCGTCGGCCTCGGGGGATGGTGGCTCTTCTCCCTTCTGCGGGCCCTGACTCGGAAAAAGGAGCTCTCCTCGGCGGCTCTCTGGGCCATCGGCCTTCTCTTCCTCTTCTGGTTCGACGCCCTCTGGACCCGTCCCTTCCACCGCATCGAGAACGTCCTCTGGATGAGCCTCGCCTTCGCCCTGGCCAACAGGGAGCTCCTGCCCGTCGAGACGGCCTGGAGCCGCTGCCGTCCCCGGGCGCTTCGGGCTCTGGGTGGACTGGTGACCGTCGTCGCCCTGGCCGGATCGGCCCTCATGATTGATTCCATGGTCGGAGACCGTAAAATTGCCGTTGCCATGCGCAGCCGCAGCGCCCAGACTCGGAGGGAGCTTCTGGAGAAGGCCCACGACCATCTTCTCGTCCGCGACATCGCCGCCAAACAGCTGGCTCATCACCTCGTCTCCATCGGCGAGATCACGAAAAACCGCGAGATTCTCCTGGACGGCGTCCTGCGCCTCGAGACGGTCTTCCGCAGCGAGCCCCACAGCCAGGAGCTGCGCGCCCTCCTTAAGTGGCAGGGCCGTCTGGGGCGAAAAGAGGAGCTCATGGAGTCGGTTTCCTACCTCAAGCCGGGCAGTTACCGCATCGGACCCTCGTCGACCCTCTCGGGGACGCCCTGA
- a CDS encoding FtsB family cell division protein — protein MPRLRWVLLWTFAVVFLTVTFAAYVTEFRRTARLGGAVDRKVAELVRLSRTNQDMEEKVSFYGTQEGLARLAREQFNLVKPGEKIYRLQVVSADEPLLP, from the coding sequence ATGCCCCGCCTCCGCTGGGTTCTTCTCTGGACCTTCGCCGTCGTCTTCCTCACCGTGACCTTCGCGGCCTACGTGACGGAGTTCCGGCGGACGGCACGCCTCGGCGGAGCCGTGGACAGAAAGGTCGCCGAGCTGGTCCGTCTGTCGCGGACCAATCAGGACATGGAGGAGAAGGTCTCCTTTTACGGGACGCAGGAGGGATTGGCCCGGCTGGCCCGGGAACAGTTCAACCTCGTCAAGCCCGGCGAGAAGATCTATCGTCTCCAGGTCGTTTCGGCCGACGAGCCCTTGCTCCCCTGA
- the dnaB gene encoding replicative DNA helicase translates to MAEPLRVPPHNLEAERAVLGASLLDKDGLLFVTETLQTEDFYDLRHRRAFDIMVDLAQKDRPVDPLTFMEEASRKGILDELGGQPFLAELVDSVTTVANVEYHVAIVRDKSVHRRLIQVGSDIVRLGYAEDRDVDEILDEAERAVFEISQRGGKNLFRHVGEVLGPTFRQIEIQFQAGEAVTGVSTGFADFDRLTGGLQPGSLNIVAARPSMGKTALALNIAQYAAVRKKVPVLVFSLEMGAEQLVQRLLGAEARINIHDLRTGSFHETAWESLAEAAGVLAQAPLYIDDSSVLSTLELRARCRRFKALYPELGLVVVDYLQLMSMAKRVESKQQEVAEISRALKAVARELEVPVVALSQLSRAVESRNDKRPMLSDLRDSGAIEQDADLVILLYRGGYYNATTAEETDNAAEIIVAKHRNGPTGTVHLVFLREFARFVNADQIYSRR, encoded by the coding sequence TTGGCCGAACCTCTCAGAGTCCCGCCCCACAATCTGGAAGCCGAAAGGGCCGTCCTGGGAGCCTCGCTCCTGGATAAGGACGGTCTCCTTTTCGTGACCGAAACCCTCCAGACCGAAGATTTCTACGACCTCCGTCACAGGCGGGCCTTCGATATCATGGTCGATCTGGCTCAGAAGGATCGTCCCGTCGATCCCCTGACCTTCATGGAAGAGGCGAGCCGCAAGGGGATTCTCGACGAGCTGGGGGGACAGCCCTTCCTGGCCGAGCTCGTCGATTCGGTGACGACCGTGGCCAACGTGGAGTATCATGTGGCCATCGTCAGGGACAAGAGCGTCCATCGCCGCCTCATCCAGGTGGGCAGCGACATCGTCCGTCTCGGCTACGCCGAGGACCGCGACGTCGACGAGATCCTCGACGAGGCCGAGCGGGCCGTCTTCGAGATCTCCCAGCGGGGGGGGAAGAACCTCTTCCGCCACGTCGGCGAGGTCCTGGGCCCCACCTTTCGCCAGATCGAGATCCAGTTCCAGGCCGGCGAGGCCGTCACAGGCGTCTCGACGGGCTTCGCCGACTTCGATCGTCTCACGGGCGGCCTCCAGCCGGGAAGCCTCAACATCGTCGCCGCCCGTCCCTCCATGGGCAAGACGGCCCTCGCCCTCAACATCGCCCAGTACGCGGCCGTCCGCAAGAAGGTCCCCGTCCTCGTCTTCAGCCTCGAAATGGGGGCCGAACAGCTCGTCCAGCGCCTTTTGGGCGCCGAGGCCCGCATCAACATCCACGACCTGCGGACGGGCTCCTTTCACGAGACGGCTTGGGAGTCCCTGGCCGAGGCCGCCGGTGTCCTCGCCCAGGCCCCCCTCTACATCGACGACAGCTCCGTCCTCTCCACGCTGGAGCTTCGGGCCCGCTGCCGCCGCTTCAAGGCTCTCTATCCCGAGCTTGGGCTCGTCGTCGTCGACTACCTCCAGCTCATGTCCATGGCCAAACGCGTCGAGAGCAAACAGCAGGAGGTGGCCGAAATCTCGCGGGCCCTCAAGGCCGTCGCCCGCGAACTGGAAGTTCCCGTCGTCGCCCTCTCCCAGCTCTCGCGGGCCGTCGAGTCGCGCAACGACAAGCGCCCCATGCTCTCCGACCTCCGCGACAGCGGTGCCATCGAGCAGGACGCCGACCTCGTCATCCTCCTCTACCGCGGCGGCTACTACAACGCCACGACGGCCGAGGAGACGGACAACGCCGCCGAGATCATCGTCGCCAAGCACCGCAACGGCCCGACGGGGACGGTCCACCTCGTCTTTCTGCGCGAATTCGCCCGCTTCGTCAACGCCGACCAGATCTACAGCCGCCGCTGA